A single region of the Ramlibacter henchirensis genome encodes:
- a CDS encoding sulfate adenylyltransferase subunit 1, producing MDASTLAQPVRQPSGDHDAALRFITCGSVDDGKSTLIGRLLVDSKAVLQDQLAGVQRSGETDLALLTDGLTAEREQGITIDVAYRYFATPARKFIIGDAPGHEQYTRNMVTAASSADAAVVLVDATKLAWQDADLKLLPQTHRHSLLAHLLRVPSIVFAINKLDAVQDPALAFRHISAALGRFAQSAGIEPRAVVPVSALKGHNVVEAAPGWCGYAGPSLLQLLETLPVTQAETAEPFSFPVQWVEKFSGSSDTSQGRRVFWGRIATGQVRPGQAVRVMPSGQTATVAQVLDAVRRPRDIGAGHSAGIVLDREVDVSRGDWLLATDAPEAVREVSGTVAWLDDEPLLPGRVYWALHGHRWVKARVRRIGHRLDIQTLAQQQATQLEANAIGQVEITLQEPLATRPFERARLPGSLVLVDTATHRTAGALLVR from the coding sequence TCGTGGACAGCAAGGCCGTGCTGCAGGACCAGCTCGCGGGCGTGCAGCGCTCGGGCGAGACCGACCTGGCGCTGCTGACCGACGGCCTGACGGCCGAGCGCGAACAGGGCATCACCATCGACGTCGCCTACCGCTACTTCGCCACGCCGGCGCGCAAGTTCATCATCGGCGACGCGCCCGGCCACGAGCAGTACACGCGCAACATGGTCACGGCCGCCTCCAGCGCCGATGCGGCCGTGGTGCTGGTCGATGCCACCAAGCTGGCCTGGCAGGACGCGGACCTGAAGCTGCTGCCGCAGACGCATCGTCACTCGCTGCTGGCGCACCTGCTGCGCGTGCCTTCGATCGTGTTCGCGATCAACAAGCTCGACGCGGTGCAGGACCCCGCCCTGGCCTTCCGCCACATCTCGGCGGCGCTCGGCCGGTTTGCGCAGAGCGCGGGCATCGAGCCGCGTGCCGTCGTGCCGGTCTCCGCGCTGAAGGGCCACAACGTGGTCGAGGCCGCGCCCGGCTGGTGCGGCTACGCGGGACCGTCGCTGCTGCAGCTGCTGGAGACCTTGCCGGTCACGCAGGCCGAGACCGCCGAGCCGTTCTCGTTCCCCGTGCAGTGGGTCGAGAAGTTCTCCGGCTCGTCGGACACGAGCCAGGGCCGCCGGGTGTTCTGGGGCCGCATCGCCACCGGGCAGGTGCGTCCCGGCCAGGCCGTGCGCGTCATGCCCTCGGGCCAGACCGCCACCGTGGCGCAGGTGCTGGACGCCGTGCGCCGCCCGCGCGACATCGGCGCCGGCCACAGCGCGGGCATCGTGCTCGACCGCGAGGTCGATGTCTCGCGCGGCGACTGGCTGCTGGCCACCGATGCGCCCGAAGCCGTGCGCGAAGTGTCGGGCACCGTCGCCTGGCTAGACGACGAGCCGCTGCTGCCGGGCCGCGTCTACTGGGCGCTGCATGGCCACCGCTGGGTCAAGGCGCGCGTGCGGCGCATCGGGCACCGGCTGGACATCCAGACGCTGGCGCAGCAGCAAGCGACGCAGCTCGAAGCCAATGCGATCGGCCAGGTCGAGATCACGCTGCAGGAGCCGCTGGCAACCCGCCCCTTCGAGCGGGCGCGGCTGCCAGGATCGCTGGTGCTGGTGGACACCGCCACGCATCGCACCGCGGGAGCGCTGCTGGTGCGCTGA
- the fdxA gene encoding ferredoxin FdxA: protein MTHVVTEQCIRCKYTDCVDVCPVDCFREGPNMLVIDPDECIDCAVCIPECPVNAIYAEEDVPADQMPFIKLNAELAQATGWKSITKRKPALPDADEWKDKPGKMSELVR, encoded by the coding sequence ATGACCCACGTCGTCACCGAACAATGTATCCGCTGCAAGTACACCGATTGCGTGGACGTCTGCCCCGTGGACTGCTTCCGGGAAGGGCCGAACATGCTGGTGATCGACCCGGATGAGTGCATCGACTGCGCCGTGTGCATCCCCGAGTGCCCCGTCAACGCCATCTATGCCGAAGAGGACGTGCCGGCCGACCAGATGCCGTTCATCAAGCTGAACGCCGAGCTGGCCCAGGCGACGGGCTGGAAAAGCATCACCAAGCGCAAGCCCGCGCTGCCGGATGCGGACGAATGGAAAGACAAGCCGGGCAAGATGTCCGAGCTTGTCCGCTGA
- a CDS encoding NAD(P)/FAD-dependent oxidoreductase — MEPRLSQEVIKTAAEHDGPIETDAVIVGAGPVGLFQVFELGLLEIKAHVIDSLAYPGGQPIELYPDKPIYDIPAIPVCTGKELTDALLKQIEPFGATFHLGQTVSVLERQDDGRFFVQTSKGTQFLTKTIFIAAGVGAFEPRTLKVDGLDKFEGSQLFYRVRNPSDFAGKNLVIVGGGDSALDWTLNFAAEGPNKAESVILIHRRDGFKAAPASVARMRELCEQYEMQFIVGQVTGYEEKDGRLTGAKVTGSDGVTRVVPLDMLLVFFGLSPKLGPIADWGLDIERKQLVVDTEKFSTSIPGIFAVGDINTYPGKKKLILSGFHECALAAFGAAPIIFPEKGKIHLQYTTTSPKLHKVLGVETPVFD; from the coding sequence ATGGAACCGAGACTCAGCCAAGAAGTGATCAAGACTGCCGCCGAGCATGACGGCCCCATCGAAACCGACGCGGTGATCGTCGGGGCCGGGCCCGTCGGCCTCTTCCAGGTCTTCGAGCTGGGCCTGCTGGAGATCAAGGCGCACGTGATCGACTCGCTCGCCTATCCCGGCGGGCAGCCGATCGAGCTTTATCCCGACAAGCCCATCTACGACATCCCGGCGATCCCGGTGTGCACGGGCAAGGAGCTCACCGACGCGCTGCTCAAGCAGATCGAGCCCTTCGGCGCCACCTTCCACCTGGGCCAGACCGTCTCGGTGCTGGAGCGGCAGGACGACGGCCGCTTCTTCGTGCAGACGTCCAAGGGCACGCAGTTCCTGACCAAGACCATCTTCATCGCCGCGGGCGTGGGCGCCTTCGAGCCGCGTACGCTGAAGGTCGACGGCCTGGACAAGTTCGAGGGCTCGCAGCTGTTCTACCGCGTTCGCAACCCGTCCGACTTCGCGGGCAAGAACCTGGTCATCGTCGGCGGCGGCGACTCGGCACTGGACTGGACGCTGAACTTCGCGGCCGAAGGCCCCAACAAGGCCGAGAGCGTGATCCTTATCCACCGCCGCGACGGCTTCAAGGCCGCGCCCGCATCGGTGGCCAGGATGAGGGAGTTGTGCGAGCAGTACGAAATGCAATTCATCGTCGGCCAGGTCACCGGCTACGAGGAAAAGGACGGCCGCCTCACCGGCGCCAAGGTCACGGGATCCGACGGCGTGACGCGCGTGGTGCCGCTGGACATGCTGCTGGTCTTCTTCGGCCTGTCGCCCAAGCTCGGACCGATCGCCGACTGGGGCCTGGACATCGAGCGCAAGCAGCTCGTGGTGGACACGGAAAAGTTCTCCACCAGCATCCCGGGCATCTTCGCGGTCGGCGACATCAACACCTATCCGGGCAAGAAGAAGCTGATCCTCTCCGGCTTCCACGAGTGCGCCCTGGCCGCCTTCGGCGCCGCGCCGATCATCTTCCCCGAGAAGGGCAAGATCCACCTGCAGTACACGACCACCTCGCCGAAGCTGCACAAGGTGCTGGGGGTCGAGACACCCGTCTTTGATTGA
- a CDS encoding helix-turn-helix domain-containing protein: MKDASQKKDRVLGEMLEMAAELSRHGLLSKEDLLQVSALCETPPVYTAGKVADIRINKARMSQAVFAEVLNVSVSAVQKWESPQSGKHPTGAAARLLQVIEKKGVEAILAI, from the coding sequence ATGAAGGATGCCAGCCAGAAGAAGGACCGGGTTCTCGGCGAGATGCTGGAGATGGCCGCCGAGCTGAGCCGGCACGGCCTGCTCTCCAAGGAGGACCTGCTGCAGGTGAGCGCGCTGTGTGAAACGCCTCCGGTCTACACCGCCGGCAAGGTGGCCGACATCCGGATCAACAAGGCGCGAATGAGCCAGGCGGTGTTCGCCGAGGTGCTCAACGTCAGCGTGTCCGCCGTGCAGAAGTGGGAGTCGCCCCAATCCGGAAAGCATCCGACCGGGGCGGCCGCCCGCCTGCTGCAGGTGATCGAGAAGAAGGGCGTTGAAGCCATCCTCGCGATCTGA
- a CDS encoding thiazole synthase, whose amino-acid sequence MAFSIGGRDLESRFFLGTAGYPSPQVLREAVRASGTQVITVALRRQLSGGGEPGDFYRLIQETGAHLLPNTAGCTTAREAVTLARMAREMFNTNWIKLEVVGDEYTLQPDPWELVEAARELARDGFEVFPYCTDDLVTCNRLLDAGCRILMPWGAPIGSGQGLLNPSALRTLRARLPGVPLVVDAGIGSPRDAVQAMELGYDAVLVNSAVSQAHDPVAMARAFKLAVEAGRIAWEAGVMARQEMAVATTPVTGKPFLL is encoded by the coding sequence ATGGCTTTCTCCATCGGCGGCCGCGACCTCGAGAGCCGCTTCTTCCTCGGCACCGCCGGCTATCCCTCGCCGCAGGTGCTGCGCGAGGCGGTGCGCGCTTCCGGCACCCAGGTCATCACCGTCGCGCTGAGACGCCAGCTGTCCGGTGGCGGCGAGCCCGGCGACTTCTATCGTCTGATCCAGGAAACCGGCGCGCACCTGCTGCCCAACACCGCGGGCTGCACGACGGCACGCGAGGCCGTGACCCTGGCCCGCATGGCGCGCGAGATGTTCAACACGAACTGGATCAAGCTGGAAGTCGTGGGCGACGAGTACACGCTTCAGCCCGACCCTTGGGAGCTGGTGGAGGCCGCACGCGAACTGGCGCGCGACGGCTTCGAGGTCTTCCCGTACTGCACCGACGACCTGGTCACCTGCAACCGCCTGCTCGACGCCGGCTGCCGCATCCTCATGCCCTGGGGCGCGCCGATCGGCTCGGGGCAGGGACTGCTCAATCCTTCGGCGCTGCGGACGTTGCGTGCGCGGCTGCCTGGCGTGCCGCTCGTCGTCGATGCCGGCATCGGTTCGCCGCGCGATGCGGTGCAGGCGATGGAACTCGGCTACGACGCCGTGCTGGTGAATTCCGCGGTGTCCCAAGCGCACGACCCGGTGGCCATGGCCCGCGCTTTCAAGCTCGCGGTGGAGGCCGGCCGGATCGCCTGGGAAGCAGGGGTGATGGCCAGGCAGGAGATGGCGGTGGCGACAACGCCTGTCACGGGCAAGCCGTTCCTGCTTTGA
- the thiS gene encoding sulfur carrier protein ThiS: MIEIQLNRERLQLREGETLAGLLESLGRPPASLATAVNGDFVPRDHRAQRTLRDGDIVLTFEPITGG; this comes from the coding sequence ATGATCGAGATCCAACTGAACAGGGAGCGGCTGCAGCTGCGCGAAGGCGAGACCCTCGCCGGCCTGCTGGAATCGCTCGGCCGCCCGCCGGCATCGCTGGCCACCGCGGTCAACGGCGACTTCGTGCCGCGCGACCACCGCGCGCAGCGCACCTTGCGCGATGGCGACATCGTGCTGACGTTCGAACCCATCACCGGAGGCTGA
- a CDS encoding FAD-dependent oxidoreductase, with product MTSRLRIGVAGAGLLGRVLAVQLGASGHEVHVHDPASGPQERGATGWTAAGMLSPLAELETADERVFRWGQRSIELWPGILRRLPQPVEFRCDGSLLVAHREDLGAARRVVDLLARKAPAGHQAQDLAPKELAQLEPSLKAGLHAWLLPGEGQIHTVQAMQALQAGALDTTWHWSSSVSEVLPRCLRTATGDERYDWVFDVRGLGARPQLPVRGVRGEIFWLQAPGLGLRRPVRLLHARHRVYLVPREPDIVVVGASEIEGEDRSPVSVRSTVELLAAACSILPPLAEARIVHTESNLRPALPDNQPLLEHAPGLVRINGLFRHGWLIAPGLVESALECLA from the coding sequence ATGACGTCGCGCCTGCGCATCGGCGTCGCGGGCGCAGGCCTGCTTGGCCGCGTGCTCGCCGTGCAGCTCGGCGCGTCGGGGCACGAGGTGCATGTGCACGATCCGGCCTCCGGGCCGCAGGAGCGCGGCGCAACGGGATGGACCGCGGCCGGCATGCTGAGCCCCCTGGCCGAACTCGAAACCGCCGACGAGCGCGTGTTCCGCTGGGGGCAGCGCTCGATCGAGCTCTGGCCCGGGATCCTGCGCCGCCTGCCGCAGCCCGTGGAATTCCGCTGCGATGGCAGCCTGCTGGTCGCGCATCGCGAGGACCTCGGCGCCGCGCGGCGTGTCGTGGACCTGCTGGCCCGCAAGGCGCCGGCCGGGCACCAGGCGCAGGACCTCGCGCCGAAGGAACTCGCGCAGCTCGAACCTTCGTTGAAGGCCGGGCTGCATGCCTGGCTGCTGCCCGGCGAAGGGCAGATCCACACCGTGCAGGCCATGCAGGCCTTGCAGGCCGGCGCGCTCGACACCACGTGGCACTGGAGCAGCTCCGTTTCGGAAGTGCTGCCGCGATGCCTGAGGACGGCGACCGGCGACGAGCGCTACGACTGGGTCTTCGACGTGCGCGGCCTCGGCGCGCGGCCGCAGCTTCCGGTGCGCGGCGTGCGCGGCGAGATCTTCTGGCTGCAGGCCCCCGGCCTGGGCCTGCGCCGGCCGGTGCGGCTGCTGCATGCGCGCCATCGCGTGTACCTTGTGCCGCGCGAGCCCGACATCGTGGTGGTGGGCGCCAGCGAGATCGAGGGTGAGGACCGCTCGCCCGTGTCGGTGCGCAGCACGGTGGAACTGCTCGCGGCGGCGTGCAGCATCCTGCCGCCGCTGGCCGAGGCGCGCATCGTCCACACCGAAAGCAACCTGCGTCCGGCGCTGCCGGACAATCAACCGCTGCTGGAACACGCCCCCGGGCTGGTCCGCATCAATGGCCTGTTCCGCCACGGCTGGCTGATCGCGCCCGGCCTCGTGGAGTCGGCCCTGGAGTGCCTTGCATGA
- a CDS encoding thiamine phosphate synthase produces the protein MTVPDRTCLLLARGPGAPIEQLTVDEARARAGASAGVAKPALAASLRDAGARAVLLLQGESAWLDAPHARGEVRGGSVGSHDVALRWSRFLADGFVAADAALLALRRDDARLPTLGWGDAVPEPLGARAPVDGIYAIVGSLDLLRGVLDAGIAMAQLRIKRPADADAAWDARLRQSLRDGLAAARDAGATLWINDHWRLAAELGASTVHLGQEDLGALGERGLREFAATGLALGVSSHAVWELCRARSLAPAYVACGPVWPTTTKDMPWRPQGLDNLGWWTREAGCPVVAIGGILDARQVRETARAGASAVCVLRGLGDDPRRTVPALQEAFAQGRAEHDPRAAPRLPHPSLEADA, from the coding sequence ATGACGGTGCCTGATCGCACTTGCCTGCTGCTTGCACGCGGACCAGGCGCTCCGATCGAGCAGCTCACGGTCGATGAAGCGCGGGCACGCGCCGGCGCGAGTGCAGGGGTTGCGAAGCCTGCGCTCGCCGCGTCATTGCGGGATGCGGGCGCGCGTGCGGTGCTGCTGCTGCAAGGCGAATCCGCGTGGCTCGACGCGCCGCATGCGCGCGGCGAAGTCCGCGGGGGCTCAGTCGGTTCACACGATGTCGCACTACGTTGGTCCCGCTTCCTGGCCGACGGCTTCGTCGCGGCCGATGCCGCGTTGCTGGCGCTGCGGCGGGACGACGCGCGCTTGCCGACCCTGGGCTGGGGCGACGCAGTGCCCGAACCGCTCGGTGCGCGAGCGCCGGTCGACGGCATCTATGCCATCGTCGGTTCGCTCGATCTGCTCCGTGGCGTGCTCGACGCGGGCATCGCCATGGCCCAGCTGCGCATCAAGCGGCCGGCCGATGCCGACGCAGCCTGGGACGCTCGACTGCGGCAGTCGCTGCGCGACGGACTCGCCGCGGCCCGCGATGCCGGCGCCACCCTCTGGATCAACGACCACTGGCGCCTCGCGGCCGAACTCGGCGCGAGCACGGTTCACCTGGGCCAGGAGGATCTCGGCGCCCTGGGCGAGCGCGGCCTGCGCGAATTCGCCGCCACCGGGCTCGCCCTGGGCGTGAGTTCGCATGCCGTGTGGGAGCTGTGCCGCGCCCGTTCGCTCGCGCCGGCGTACGTGGCCTGCGGCCCGGTGTGGCCGACGACGACCAAGGACATGCCCTGGCGTCCGCAGGGACTGGACAACCTCGGTTGGTGGACGCGAGAGGCCGGCTGCCCCGTGGTGGCGATCGGCGGCATCCTCGATGCGCGGCAGGTGCGCGAAACCGCGCGCGCCGGCGCATCCGCGGTCTGCGTGCTGCGCGGTCTGGGCGACGATCCGCGGCGGACCGTGCCGGCGTTGCAGGAGGCCTTCGCGCAAGGGCGCGCCGAACACGATCCGCGAGCCGCGCCGCGCCTGCCGCATCCCTCGCTGGAGGCCGACGCATGA
- a CDS encoding SDR family oxidoreductase, whose product MDMKGRVVLVTGASRGIGAAIARAFAAQGAAVAVNYLRQADAAQAVVQACREAGGDALALQADATVPEQARSLVERTVQEFGRLDAVVNNAFAPYAFDPERRATFADLGWPDYLRQFEGSVGAAFHVCQAALPHLRLRAQGAIVNLVSDLVEDPVVPYHDYGTAKSALVGFSRQLAAEVGPQGVRVNCVAPGLVHPTAGSEATRASFREAIMAATPLRRLARPGDVAGPVVFLASPASGFITGQVLIVDGGRVMR is encoded by the coding sequence ATGGACATGAAGGGCAGGGTGGTGCTGGTCACGGGCGCATCGCGCGGCATCGGCGCGGCCATCGCCCGGGCATTCGCCGCACAAGGCGCGGCGGTCGCCGTGAACTACCTGCGCCAGGCGGATGCAGCGCAGGCCGTGGTGCAGGCCTGCCGCGAAGCCGGCGGCGACGCGCTCGCGCTGCAGGCGGACGCGACCGTCCCGGAGCAGGCCCGCTCGCTGGTGGAGCGCACGGTGCAGGAGTTCGGCCGACTCGATGCGGTGGTCAACAACGCCTTCGCGCCGTACGCGTTCGACCCGGAGCGGCGCGCGACCTTCGCCGACCTCGGCTGGCCCGACTACCTGCGGCAGTTCGAAGGCTCGGTCGGCGCCGCGTTCCACGTCTGCCAGGCCGCGCTGCCGCACCTGCGCCTGCGCGCGCAGGGCGCCATCGTGAACCTCGTGAGCGACCTGGTGGAGGACCCGGTCGTGCCGTACCACGACTACGGCACCGCGAAGTCGGCGCTGGTGGGCTTCTCGCGCCAGCTCGCGGCCGAGGTTGGGCCGCAGGGCGTGCGCGTCAACTGCGTCGCGCCCGGCCTCGTGCATCCGACGGCGGGCAGCGAAGCGACCCGCGCGTCGTTCCGCGAAGCGATCATGGCGGCGACGCCATTGCGCCGGCTGGCGAGACCCGGGGACGTGGCAGGACCGGTGGTCTTCCTGGCGTCACCGGCGAGCGGCTTCATCACCGGCCAGGTGCTGATCGTCGATGGCGGGAGGGTGATGCGATGA
- a CDS encoding ABC transporter substrate-binding protein: MTSRRHLLALAALGLLPAAAIAQQRDRLVVAGWSKPITEVTPLLVDEEKGFYRSQGVALEYVPGAGGGDAIRNILSGQADVAFTDPGSLFAALDKGEKLRAIYDIYPQNVFNVVSLKKSGIRGPADLKGKRIGVYSLASGTRQNLQLLLHQVGLTESDVTIVVTGLLNFAPLLQGQVDATAATDTGLLVGRRRGLGEVEVIEVGQFLNVSSDLFVVREETLRARKDVLRRFVRAYRDAAAWMLAQPQEAATVAARRAIDGSDPALNLEVIRLRNAASVSDLTKRQGLGAMDVASLQRAADVYRQLGLVKQRLDMAQVVATDLLPGH; encoded by the coding sequence ATGACTTCGCGCCGACACCTCCTCGCGCTCGCCGCCCTCGGCCTGCTGCCCGCCGCCGCAATCGCGCAGCAACGCGACCGGCTCGTCGTGGCCGGCTGGAGCAAGCCCATTACGGAAGTTACGCCGCTGCTGGTGGACGAGGAAAAGGGCTTCTACCGCTCGCAGGGTGTGGCGCTGGAGTACGTGCCCGGAGCGGGCGGAGGCGACGCGATCCGAAACATCCTGAGCGGCCAGGCCGATGTCGCGTTCACCGATCCCGGCTCGCTGTTCGCGGCGCTGGACAAGGGCGAGAAGCTGCGGGCCATCTACGACATCTATCCGCAGAACGTGTTCAACGTGGTGTCGCTCAAGAAGAGCGGCATTCGCGGCCCGGCGGACCTCAAGGGCAAGCGCATCGGGGTCTACAGCCTCGCGAGCGGGACGCGGCAGAACCTGCAACTGCTGCTGCACCAGGTGGGGCTGACGGAATCCGACGTCACCATCGTCGTCACTGGCCTGCTGAACTTCGCGCCGCTGCTGCAGGGCCAGGTCGATGCGACCGCGGCCACCGACACCGGCCTGCTGGTCGGCCGCCGCCGCGGGCTGGGCGAGGTGGAGGTCATCGAAGTCGGCCAGTTCCTCAACGTCTCGAGCGACCTGTTCGTGGTACGAGAGGAAACTCTGCGCGCCCGCAAGGACGTGCTGCGCCGCTTCGTGCGCGCGTACCGCGATGCGGCGGCATGGATGCTGGCGCAGCCGCAGGAGGCCGCGACCGTGGCCGCGCGGCGCGCCATCGACGGCAGCGATCCTGCACTCAACCTCGAGGTGATCCGGCTGCGCAATGCCGCGAGCGTCTCGGACCTGACGAAACGGCAGGGCCTCGGCGCGATGGATGTCGCGTCGCTGCAGAGGGCGGCAGACGTGTACCGCCAGCTCGGCCTCGTCAAGCAGCGGCTCGACATGGCGCAGGTGGTCGCGACCGACCTGCTGCCCGGACATTGA
- a CDS encoding ABC transporter permease: protein MKRAAGLLLLVVLLALWEAGARAFALSALVLPPPSAVVASLWKGLASGYFWPHLRATGVELLLGLAVGCGFGFGAGVLLAELPALRRILMPYVVVSQVVPKLALMPLFVVWFGFGLTSTVVITALICFFPLMENTLTGLAQVPPERLELFRLLGASRRQTLLRLKLPTGLPSILAGLRIAVVLALVGAVVGEFIGASQGLGALIIAAQGSMDTPLMFAVLVLVSLLGLAAYQATLLLERRLLRPYQP, encoded by the coding sequence ATGAAACGCGCCGCCGGGCTGTTGCTGCTGGTCGTGCTGCTCGCGCTCTGGGAAGCGGGCGCGCGCGCCTTCGCGCTGTCGGCGCTGGTGCTGCCGCCGCCCAGCGCCGTCGTCGCATCCTTGTGGAAGGGCCTGGCCAGCGGCTACTTCTGGCCGCACCTGCGTGCCACCGGCGTCGAGCTGCTGCTCGGACTGGCCGTGGGCTGCGGGTTCGGATTCGGCGCCGGCGTGCTTCTGGCCGAGCTTCCCGCGTTGCGCCGCATCCTCATGCCCTATGTCGTCGTGAGCCAGGTGGTCCCGAAGCTCGCGCTCATGCCGCTGTTCGTCGTCTGGTTCGGGTTCGGCCTGACCTCCACGGTCGTCATCACGGCGCTCATCTGCTTCTTCCCGCTGATGGAGAACACGCTCACCGGCCTGGCGCAGGTGCCGCCGGAGCGATTGGAGCTGTTCCGGCTGCTGGGCGCGAGCCGGCGCCAGACGCTCCTGCGCCTGAAGCTGCCCACCGGGCTGCCTTCCATCCTGGCGGGCCTGCGCATCGCTGTCGTGCTGGCGCTCGTGGGCGCCGTTGTCGGCGAATTCATCGGCGCGAGCCAGGGGCTGGGCGCGTTGATCATCGCCGCGCAAGGGAGCATGGACACGCCGCTGATGTTCGCGGTGCTGGTCCTCGTCTCCCTGCTCGGCCTCGCGGCCTACCAGGCCACCCTGCTGCTCGAACGACGCCTGCTGCGTCCCTACCAACCATGA
- a CDS encoding ABC transporter ATP-binding protein, protein MSFLRFESVGFAYPGHGPVVQGVDLSLATGEVHCLVGRSGCGKTSLLKLAAGLLAPTQGRVLLEGVPSPGGTPLGFVFQAPTLLDWLSVNDNVLLPASLQRRPGAQDRAACAALLSQLGLTAYADRYPRQLSGGQQSRTALARALLLQPHLLLLDEPFASLDAITREELQRDLLRLARSRGTTVLFVTHDIGEAVFLGDRVSVLAGGCLVRTFAIEGDARVRDSGAFGAACARVREALGMQEVPA, encoded by the coding sequence ATGAGCTTCCTCCGATTCGAGAGCGTCGGTTTTGCCTACCCCGGCCATGGGCCCGTGGTGCAGGGCGTCGATCTGTCGCTGGCGACGGGCGAAGTGCATTGCCTCGTGGGCCGCAGCGGCTGCGGCAAGACCAGCCTGCTCAAACTGGCGGCGGGCCTGCTTGCGCCGACGCAGGGCCGCGTGCTCCTGGAAGGCGTGCCTTCGCCGGGCGGAACGCCTCTGGGATTCGTGTTCCAGGCGCCGACGCTGCTGGACTGGCTGAGCGTGAACGACAACGTGCTGCTGCCCGCGTCCCTGCAGCGGCGCCCGGGCGCGCAGGACCGCGCTGCGTGCGCCGCGCTGCTGTCGCAGCTCGGCCTCACCGCATACGCGGACCGCTATCCGCGCCAGCTCTCGGGCGGCCAGCAAAGTCGGACCGCGCTCGCGCGGGCGCTGCTGCTGCAGCCGCACTTGCTGCTGCTCGACGAACCCTTCGCGTCGCTGGACGCGATCACGCGGGAGGAGCTCCAACGCGACCTGCTGCGCCTGGCGCGTTCCCGCGGAACCACGGTGCTCTTCGTAACGCACGACATCGGAGAGGCGGTGTTCCTCGGGGATCGAGTGTCCGTGTTGGCGGGCGGCTGCCTTGTGCGCACATTCGCGATCGAGGGCGATGCCCGCGTACGAGACAGCGGTGCCTTCGGCGCGGCGTGCGCGCGTGTGCGCGAGGCGCTCGGCATGCAAGAGGTGCCCGCATGA